A genome region from Thermodesulfobacteriota bacterium includes the following:
- a CDS encoding TRAM domain-containing protein, translating to PGTVAADFSEDTYVDPDLASERLTELQSYQKEITSTKNKSRVGLIENVLVEGESRNDPEFLSGRTDHNRILNFKGPKSLVGKTVKVKVTEGLLNSLRGELVV from the coding sequence CCCGGAACAGTGGCCGCAGATTTTTCGGAGGACACATATGTTGATCCTGACCTTGCGAGCGAAAGACTTACCGAGCTTCAGTCATATCAGAAAGAAATTACGTCCACAAAAAATAAATCTCGTGTAGGCTTAATAGAGAACGTACTTGTTGAGGGCGAGAGCCGAAACGATCCTGAGTTTTTATCAGGCAGGACTGACCACAACAGGATATTAAATTTTAAAGGTCCTAAGAGCCTTGTTGGTAAGACGGTCAAGGTGAAAGTTACAGAAGGTCTTTTGAACTCACTTAGAGGAGAATTGGTGGTATAA